One Methanobacterium alcaliphilum genomic window carries:
- a CDS encoding metallophosphoesterase, giving the protein MKKNQSPGTVLTDNISIVDLSLKIGDYLIISDLHFGYEHSLNRDGLMIPKFQFEKILDRLESINSTVKSKKIVINGDLKHDFGKINRQEWKEVHSFLSFIEDNFEEIILIKGNHDNFTPYIARKFDLDLKETFRFDNNLILHGHFIPENINELSDENIIIGHEHPCIGLRSGERVEKIKCFLKGSFNEKNLIVMPSFNFVSEGSDVLHEKLLSPFLKKSSINEFEAYGVENFEVFPFGKIKNIINASQRFV; this is encoded by the coding sequence TTGAAAAAGAATCAATCCCCCGGTACAGTACTTACAGACAATATAAGTATAGTTGATCTATCATTGAAAATTGGCGATTATCTCATAATCAGTGATTTACATTTTGGATATGAACATTCTCTAAATAGAGATGGTTTGATGATTCCTAAATTTCAATTTGAAAAAATTTTAGATCGATTGGAATCTATAAATAGTACCGTGAAATCTAAAAAGATAGTAATCAATGGTGATTTGAAACACGATTTTGGAAAAATAAATCGTCAAGAATGGAAAGAAGTTCACAGTTTTTTAAGCTTTATAGAAGATAATTTTGAAGAAATAATACTGATAAAAGGCAATCATGATAATTTCACCCCTTATATCGCCCGAAAATTTGATCTAGATCTTAAAGAAACATTCCGTTTTGACAATAATTTGATATTGCATGGCCACTTCATCCCTGAAAATATCAATGAATTATCAGATGAAAATATTATTATTGGACATGAACACCCTTGCATTGGCCTTAGAAGTGGTGAAAGGGTGGAAAAAATTAAATGTTTCTTAAAAGGAAGTTTTAATGAAAAAAACTTGATTGTTATGCCTTCTTTTAACTTTGTGAGTGAAGGATCTGATGTTTTACATGAAAAACTTTTATCTCCATTCCTTAAAAAAAGCAGTATAAATGAATTTGAAGCATATGGTGTGGAAAATTTTGAAGTATTTCCCTTTGGGAAAATAAAAAATATTATAAATGCCAGCCAGCGTTTTGTATAA
- a CDS encoding HEAT repeat domain-containing protein: MTEFNVNDLIKQLKGDDAEIRKQAADDLAEISDEAAIQPLIDALNDENPQVRFKSAQALGNKGKAAVEPLIKVLNDAEGETLRYATFALKKIGDPSAAEYFIKALKDDDWGVRKVAARSLGELGAVESLDNLCEALTDDDWGVQLAAVRSLGDLGDERAVDPIKKARRKGDKDFKKAANKALKKIQKK, from the coding sequence ATGACAGAATTTAATGTTAATGACCTTATTAAACAACTTAAAGGTGACGATGCTGAAATAAGAAAGCAAGCTGCGGATGATTTAGCAGAAATATCTGATGAAGCCGCTATTCAACCATTAATAGATGCCCTTAATGATGAAAATCCTCAGGTAAGGTTTAAATCTGCTCAGGCATTGGGCAACAAAGGTAAAGCTGCGGTTGAACCATTAATTAAAGTTTTAAATGATGCTGAAGGAGAAACACTCAGATACGCCACTTTTGCCTTAAAAAAAATAGGCGATCCGTCTGCTGCAGAATATTTCATCAAAGCACTTAAAGATGATGATTGGGGCGTTAGAAAAGTCGCTGCCAGATCATTAGGTGAATTAGGTGCAGTGGAATCATTAGATAATCTGTGTGAAGCATTAACCGATGATGATTGGGGAGTTCAGCTGGCTGCCGTAAGATCTCTTGGTGATTTGGGGGATGAGCGTGCAGTTGACCCTATAAAAAAAGCACGTAGAAAAGGAGATAAAGACTTTAAAAAAGCAGCTAACAAGGCCCTTAAAAAGATACAGAAAAAATAA
- a CDS encoding carbon-nitrogen hydrolase family protein produces the protein MIPKFKIGLCQMEVVDSKQENISKALKMIESAASNGAELVILPEMFNCPYDNTKFLEYAESVDDSVTLYSLSEIASKLNINLIAGSIPEKTEQGIYNTSFVFNPNGEIIGFHRKMHLFDIEVPGQIFFKESDTLESGDIITVIETGLCKIGLGICYDMRFPELSRLMALQGAELLVFPGAFNMTTGPAHWETLIRCRSLDNQVYVAAASPARNIDASYVSYGHSMVCDPWGSILKQAKFEETIIYAEIDLNRERNVREELPLLKNRRKDIYQLKNLK, from the coding sequence ATGATTCCTAAATTTAAAATTGGGCTATGCCAAATGGAAGTGGTGGATAGCAAGCAAGAAAACATATCAAAGGCATTAAAGATGATAGAATCCGCTGCTTCAAATGGTGCAGAATTGGTAATCTTGCCGGAGATGTTTAATTGTCCCTATGATAACACTAAATTCTTAGAATATGCCGAATCTGTTGATGATAGTGTTACTTTATATTCCTTAAGTGAAATTGCTTCAAAACTCAATATTAACTTAATTGCAGGATCAATTCCTGAGAAAACAGAGCAAGGCATTTATAATACCAGTTTTGTTTTTAACCCCAATGGGGAAATTATAGGTTTCCACAGGAAAATGCATCTTTTTGATATAGAAGTTCCAGGGCAAATATTTTTCAAAGAATCAGACACACTGGAATCCGGAGATATTATAACTGTTATTGAAACAGGACTATGTAAAATTGGGCTGGGAATATGTTATGATATGCGTTTTCCAGAGTTATCTCGTTTAATGGCACTCCAAGGAGCAGAACTTCTTGTGTTTCCAGGTGCATTCAACATGACCACCGGGCCTGCCCATTGGGAGACCTTGATTCGTTGCAGATCTTTGGATAATCAAGTTTATGTTGCTGCTGCTTCTCCTGCACGTAACATTGATGCTTCATATGTGTCCTACGGCCATTCCATGGTTTGTGATCCGTGGGGTAGTATTTTAAAACAAGCAAAATTTGAAGAAACAATCATTTATGCTGAAATTGATCTTAATAGAGAGAGAAATGTAAGAGAAGAATTGCCTTTATTAAAAAACCGGAGAAAAGACATTTATCAATTAAAAAATTTAAAATAA
- a CDS encoding AAA family ATPase, which translates to MESPKDEMNQISKDLLEKGYIPDEVTLVTLFLALNLKKPLLVEGPPGTGKTELSKKLATATGKDFFRVQCYEGITFEQIVGEWNYQKQLLHLEMSRLSEVDKDVFQDEFFIKRPLLSAFINKKPSIILIDEIDKADEEVESFLLQALGEQQITVNDLGTFDLKNDLMVFLTSNSQRNLLDETKDRCLYLYIDYPSFEREMEIVKLQVPSAPNNLIEEVVNTIQIIREMNLIKKPSIRATIDWVKTLLALGKNELGENEFRKSLGVVVKNQDDQEKVKSRFFNKE; encoded by the coding sequence ATGGAATCCCCTAAAGATGAAATGAACCAGATTTCCAAAGATCTATTGGAAAAAGGATATATACCGGATGAAGTCACTTTAGTCACTCTTTTCCTAGCTTTAAATCTAAAAAAACCATTGCTGGTGGAGGGTCCGCCGGGGACTGGAAAAACAGAACTATCTAAAAAACTGGCCACGGCCACGGGAAAGGATTTTTTCAGGGTGCAATGTTACGAGGGCATAACTTTTGAACAGATTGTGGGTGAATGGAATTATCAGAAACAGTTACTGCATCTGGAAATGTCTCGTTTAAGTGAAGTTGATAAGGATGTTTTTCAGGATGAATTTTTTATAAAAAGACCACTACTTTCTGCTTTCATAAATAAAAAACCATCAATAATTCTAATTGATGAAATCGACAAAGCAGATGAAGAGGTAGAGAGTTTTTTACTTCAGGCGCTGGGCGAACAACAGATAACTGTAAATGACTTGGGCACTTTTGATTTAAAAAATGATTTAATGGTTTTTCTAACTTCTAATTCTCAAAGAAACTTGCTTGATGAGACAAAAGATCGGTGCTTGTATTTATATATTGACTATCCCTCTTTTGAAAGGGAAATGGAAATTGTAAAGCTACAAGTCCCATCAGCCCCTAATAATCTGATTGAAGAGGTTGTGAATACTATCCAAATTATACGGGAAATGAATCTAATTAAAAAACCTTCTATCCGGGCCACTATTGATTGGGTTAAAACATTGCTGGCCCTGGGAAAAAATGAACTGGGTGAAAATGAGTTCAGGAAATCATTAGGGGTAGTAGTGAAAAATCAGGACGATCAGGAAAAAGTGAAATCCCGGTTCTTTAATAAAGAATAA
- a CDS encoding VWA domain-containing protein, which produces MHKIVRLSEALRSKGIPASIRSTQNAYEIYQLLKGEDAYLKDALSSVYVKDIRFKDKFNQVFDELFRDDFKKEDSKSQSQDSNKPKNTPQHNQISTGVDYNSKYKLEIKSIKNDNIDYNPSIEDYIDLGLNMDELSLMDRDINVLDFFDPELFDLCNKLGRKIANRRSRRFKRSKQMKPDIRKTLRKNLKYGGAMLDIVKSKPHIKKNQHIFLSDVSGSCDWISNWFFCIVYAAQKSFYRSKFFDFDNKAVETTLAMQEKDLLNAFASVRDIRQKNIMIHGTSNMYRAFESFLKQASLNSRSSVIILSDCRDWAGPKKDKKPMSSLLIEKMVNKSKKVIILNPEDKKKWNVVDSCVSDYQDAGALVKEVRNLRQLSILIESL; this is translated from the coding sequence ATGCATAAAATTGTACGATTATCTGAAGCCTTAAGAAGTAAAGGTATTCCCGCCAGTATCAGGAGTACTCAAAATGCTTATGAAATATATCAACTGCTTAAAGGGGAGGATGCTTATTTAAAAGATGCTCTATCCTCTGTTTATGTTAAAGATATTCGTTTTAAAGATAAATTTAATCAAGTGTTCGACGAACTGTTTAGGGATGATTTTAAAAAGGAAGATTCAAAATCCCAATCACAGGATTCCAATAAACCTAAAAACACCCCTCAGCATAATCAAATATCAACTGGTGTGGATTATAATAGTAAGTACAAATTGGAAATAAAATCGATAAAAAACGATAATATTGATTATAATCCCTCTATTGAGGATTATATTGATCTAGGATTAAATATGGATGAATTGTCTTTAATGGATCGCGATATTAATGTCCTGGATTTTTTTGATCCCGAATTATTTGATTTATGCAATAAATTAGGTCGTAAAATTGCTAACCGCAGATCACGTAGATTCAAAAGATCAAAACAGATGAAACCAGATATCAGGAAGACGCTCCGAAAAAATTTAAAATACGGTGGGGCCATGCTGGATATTGTCAAGAGTAAACCCCATATTAAGAAAAATCAACACATTTTTTTAAGTGATGTCAGTGGGTCATGTGACTGGATAAGTAACTGGTTTTTTTGTATAGTATATGCGGCTCAAAAATCATTTTATCGTTCAAAATTTTTTGATTTTGATAATAAAGCTGTTGAGACTACGTTGGCTATGCAAGAGAAAGATCTATTAAATGCATTTGCAAGTGTCAGGGATATAAGGCAGAAAAATATTATGATTCATGGTACTTCTAACATGTACCGAGCATTTGAAAGTTTTTTGAAACAAGCCAGCTTGAATTCAAGGTCTTCTGTAATTATTTTAAGTGATTGTAGGGATTGGGCAGGACCTAAAAAAGATAAAAAACCTATGAGTTCGCTTCTAATTGAAAAAATGGTTAATAAGTCTAAAAAAGTAATTATTTTGAACCCCGAGGATAAAAAAAAGTGGAATGTGGTAGATAGCTGCGTATCTGATTATCAGGATGCAGGGGCTTTGGTTAAGGAGGTGAGAAACCTGAGACAGCTTTCAATATTAATTGAAAGTTTGTAA
- the nucS gene encoding endonuclease NucS — protein sequence MKFISCENPSTSETFKIIDDGLRKRALIVIFACCKAIYEGRARSQLGFGERAIMLKPDGAFLIHQDRKLDPVNWQPPKSRSKVKMREGVVFLESVRRAPEERLEVELRNIHLVSYYIPQDAEDLEVTGHEKDMGEMIWNSPELIEKGFRPTVREYSTSKGFIDILGKDKDGSVMILELKSRKAGVSAVKQLRRYLKDFEEDKKKVRGMLVAPSATEDALELLEETGLEFKALEPPRELKIDKKITLDCF from the coding sequence ATGAAATTTATATCATGTGAAAATCCATCAACCTCTGAAACATTCAAAATAATTGATGACGGATTGCGAAAAAGAGCTTTAATCGTTATATTCGCATGTTGCAAAGCCATATATGAAGGAAGAGCCCGTAGTCAATTAGGATTTGGTGAAAGGGCCATAATGTTAAAACCAGACGGTGCTTTTCTCATTCACCAAGATAGAAAACTTGACCCCGTTAATTGGCAGCCGCCGAAGTCTCGTTCTAAAGTTAAAATGAGAGAAGGTGTTGTTTTTTTAGAGAGTGTTCGGCGAGCACCTGAAGAAAGACTGGAAGTTGAACTTAGAAACATTCACCTGGTATCATATTATATTCCTCAGGATGCTGAAGACCTGGAAGTGACCGGCCATGAAAAAGATATGGGCGAAATGATATGGAATTCACCAGAATTGATAGAAAAAGGATTTAGGCCAACTGTAAGAGAATATTCAACTTCTAAAGGATTTATTGATATTTTAGGCAAAGATAAAGATGGTTCAGTAATGATTCTGGAGTTAAAAAGTCGTAAAGCAGGAGTATCTGCAGTAAAACAGTTGCGACGTTATTTAAAAGATTTTGAAGAAGATAAAAAGAAGGTTCGCGGCATGTTGGTAGCTCCTTCTGCAACAGAAGATGCCCTAGAATTATTAGAAGAAACAGGTTTGGAATTTAAAGCTTTAGAACCACCCCGCGAATTGAAAATAGACAAAAAAATTACATTGGATTGTTTTTAA
- a CDS encoding M48 family metallopeptidase, whose product MINPKNFTIQTEVSPAYHDQILDFIYKYYLFPQNDVFEDIKKNKFRGQNNLSFVFKDKNNITGTIEGRIWSGDEIKVSFNPQGDVSSDSLNQLAEDIFIVVQLFEENIRKSTIYFAWVEGQKIIPEKPPSVRKKASKRLFGSGMLLLYVLFFGVNIILFIFLGFYAVIFILLIQMVIVLLSDKIYMKMGDWKITPENPKVHIIQYQIPEKDFKFFRENFGENILFKIKKEIYDASLALGKSPTCDLGEEVLSKYGMHCIPSMRSSKVINVYEIIKKASELFDIPIPKIVVSNNMLPNAAATGPSPKRGLVLITTGLLVQLNEEEILSVIGHEMGHLKGRDPLILFSLISGEFILRLTILFPLVIISPLIYIFVAMGLIFFVAKFFEARADLLSAKVIGSPQVLAEALRKIGYQKLQFERMRSYKISSWALWDPHPPIYFRIKRLENLKNADKISSPLLKSAKDVINGFKDSFRS is encoded by the coding sequence ATGATTAACCCCAAAAACTTTACAATTCAAACCGAGGTTTCACCAGCATATCATGATCAAATTCTGGACTTTATTTACAAATACTATCTTTTTCCCCAAAATGATGTTTTTGAAGATATAAAGAAAAACAAATTTAGAGGCCAAAATAATCTTTCTTTTGTTTTTAAAGATAAAAATAATATCACTGGCACAATAGAAGGGAGAATTTGGTCGGGGGATGAGATAAAAGTATCTTTTAATCCACAAGGGGATGTTTCCAGCGATTCACTAAATCAATTAGCTGAAGATATTTTTATTGTGGTACAATTATTTGAAGAAAATATCAGAAAATCCACTATTTATTTTGCATGGGTAGAAGGACAAAAAATAATCCCTGAAAAACCACCTTCTGTTAGAAAAAAAGCTTCAAAAAGACTCTTTGGAAGTGGAATGCTCTTATTATACGTTCTTTTCTTTGGAGTAAATATTATTTTATTCATATTTCTTGGATTTTATGCAGTTATTTTTATTTTGTTAATTCAGATGGTCATTGTTTTATTATCTGATAAAATTTATATGAAGATGGGTGATTGGAAAATAACTCCTGAAAACCCCAAAGTGCACATAATACAATATCAAATACCAGAAAAAGATTTTAAATTCTTCAGAGAAAATTTTGGAGAAAATATACTCTTTAAAATAAAAAAGGAAATTTATGATGCCAGTCTGGCATTAGGTAAATCTCCAACATGCGATCTGGGAGAAGAAGTTTTATCTAAATATGGCATGCACTGCATCCCGTCCATGCGAAGTTCAAAGGTTATAAATGTCTATGAGATTATAAAAAAAGCTTCAGAACTATTTGATATCCCTATTCCAAAAATTGTTGTATCTAATAACATGCTGCCTAATGCAGCCGCTACAGGACCCAGCCCAAAAAGAGGATTGGTTCTCATAACCACAGGGTTACTGGTTCAATTAAATGAAGAAGAAATATTAAGCGTCATTGGTCATGAAATGGGTCATTTGAAAGGTAGAGATCCTTTAATACTTTTCAGTTTAATTTCAGGCGAATTCATTTTGAGGTTAACAATATTGTTCCCTTTAGTAATCATATCCCCATTAATCTATATTTTTGTGGCAATGGGACTCATATTTTTCGTGGCAAAATTCTTTGAAGCGAGGGCAGACCTCTTATCAGCTAAAGTCATTGGATCTCCCCAAGTTCTAGCCGAAGCTTTAAGAAAAATAGGATATCAAAAATTGCAGTTTGAAAGAATGAGATCTTATAAAATTTCTAGCTGGGCATTATGGGATCCACACCCACCAATATACTTTAGAATAAAAAGGCTGGAAAATTTAAAAAATGCTGATAAAATTAGTAGTCCGTTATTAAAATCTGCTAAAGATGTTATAAATGGATTTAAGGATTCTTTCAGAAGTTAA
- a CDS encoding nuclear transport factor 2 family protein gives MQADEKTENEIIDVLHQYVKSYVEKSITDLMDIVSSTEDTVLIGTGPDEWVSGPSEIKKGFERDLKQSDALEIEFGDINVSLNGDMAWTATTMTMKASINNKTLTLKGRVSFVFEKIENKWLIAHLHYSLPNDEQGEGKSFPEVN, from the coding sequence ATGCAGGCAGATGAAAAAACGGAAAATGAAATTATTGATGTTTTGCATCAGTATGTGAAATCATATGTTGAGAAAAGTATCACTGATTTAATGGATATTGTTTCTTCGACAGAAGACACAGTTCTTATTGGCACCGGCCCAGACGAATGGGTAAGCGGACCATCTGAGATTAAAAAAGGATTTGAAAGAGATTTAAAACAATCAGATGCCTTGGAGATTGAATTTGGAGACATCAATGTTTCTTTAAATGGAGATATGGCCTGGACTGCTACCACTATGACCATGAAAGCATCTATTAATAATAAAACATTGACTTTGAAAGGTAGGGTTAGCTTCGTATTTGAAAAAATAGAGAATAAATGGTTAATTGCCCATCTACACTATTCCCTGCCTAATGATGAACAGGGCGAAGGAAAATCCTTCCCAGAAGTTAACTAA
- a CDS encoding ferredoxin gives MASYRVEMDRTMCISCGNCIESCPDIWEFADDGISSIKDPDSNGDVQIKYLDNLLCSVDAAERCPVLCIHVFEDDNELV, from the coding sequence ATGGCCAGTTATAGAGTAGAAATGGATCGTACTATGTGTATATCTTGTGGAAATTGCATTGAGTCCTGTCCGGATATATGGGAATTCGCCGATGATGGGATATCATCTATAAAAGATCCAGATTCAAATGGCGATGTGCAGATTAAATATCTGGATAATCTCCTTTGCAGTGTAGATGCTGCAGAAAGATGCCCGGTGCTATGTATTCATGTTTTTGAAGATGATAACGAATTAGTTTAA
- a CDS encoding alpha/beta fold hydrolase, giving the protein MPKIVKPEYVNIDEFVFESGEMLNDLKVEYQTIGTPKLDSNGLIENAVLYLHGSSGDYSSIKRLDTVTGSGEPLNTDEFYIISPSSLGSPGSASPSSTSLGPDFPDYTIKDMVNFHHTFLRKCFPIKHLKGVIGNSMGGFQALTWGVEFPDFMDFLIILVSSYQVKGLNYANFYFTNSLIERDPDYKGGNYKKNPEKCTRTISEYSYQFGVSREYYRYEMNNDEIVIAMEEMGLDGTKDDANDTVWRNKAAMNFDLEDRLLDIKASTLIVGINQDQYFPPAMDAIPMSRLIKNSELIIYDSLLGHIGTGELDKVGGDIREFLDGFK; this is encoded by the coding sequence ATGCCAAAAATAGTTAAACCAGAATATGTTAACATAGATGAATTTGTTTTTGAATCCGGAGAAATGTTAAATGACTTAAAAGTTGAATATCAAACCATAGGAACTCCCAAACTAGATTCTAATGGATTAATAGAAAACGCGGTGTTATATCTTCATGGCTCCAGTGGAGATTATTCATCGATTAAACGCTTAGATACTGTTACTGGATCAGGAGAACCATTAAATACTGATGAATTTTATATAATTTCTCCATCATCGTTGGGATCGCCGGGGTCTGCTTCTCCTTCAAGTACATCTTTAGGACCGGATTTTCCAGATTACACCATCAAAGATATGGTAAATTTTCACCACACGTTCTTAAGAAAATGTTTCCCCATAAAACATCTAAAAGGAGTAATTGGTAATTCTATGGGCGGCTTTCAGGCTTTAACATGGGGTGTGGAGTTTCCAGATTTCATGGACTTTCTGATAATTTTAGTATCCAGTTATCAGGTTAAAGGCCTCAACTATGCTAATTTTTATTTCACCAACTCTTTAATTGAAAGGGATCCTGATTATAAAGGTGGCAACTATAAAAAAAATCCAGAAAAATGCACCAGAACTATTTCAGAGTACTCGTACCAGTTTGGTGTTTCTAGAGAATATTATCGCTATGAAATGAATAACGATGAAATAGTTATAGCGATGGAAGAGATGGGATTAGATGGAACTAAAGACGATGCTAATGATACAGTATGGAGAAATAAAGCAGCAATGAATTTTGATTTGGAAGATAGACTTTTAGATATAAAAGCCAGTACTCTTATTGTTGGCATCAATCAGGACCAGTATTTTCCCCCAGCTATGGATGCCATACCAATGTCCCGGTTGATTAAAAATTCTGAACTCATAATTTATGATTCCCTACTGGGCCATATTGGAACCGGTGAACTGGATAAAGTTGGGGGCGATATCAGGGAATTTTTAGATGGGTTTAAATAA
- a CDS encoding DUF5750 family protein, with translation MQVKVLDYGFDEEKELNYVKYRVIDIDSISQKKLMDELEEETEIISGELVLTVYFEKEYFPFGSQEATIRMDDFIAREEIEMTVFLSGVLED, from the coding sequence TTGCAAGTTAAAGTATTGGATTATGGGTTTGATGAAGAAAAAGAATTAAATTATGTAAAATATCGTGTCATAGATATAGATTCTATTTCTCAAAAAAAGTTAATGGATGAATTAGAAGAAGAAACAGAAATAATTTCTGGAGAATTAGTGTTGACTGTTTACTTTGAGAAAGAGTATTTCCCCTTTGGATCCCAGGAAGCTACAATCCGGATGGATGACTTCATTGCCCGAGAAGAAATTGAGATGACTGTATTTTTATCCGGCGTGCTGGAAGACTAA
- a CDS encoding efflux RND transporter permease subunit encodes MDITQKKLIKTSDGWQVDFLVTLTENEFSKIKLEDKNVLSEYFKGYSFDFHENNVLISRIFFRMEPWEDETPEEMVQSILKEIKDLFRKLIN; translated from the coding sequence TTGGATATAACCCAGAAAAAATTGATTAAAACATCAGATGGGTGGCAAGTTGATTTTTTAGTAACTTTAACCGAAAACGAGTTTTCTAAGATTAAGCTGGAAGATAAAAATGTTTTATCGGAATATTTTAAAGGATACTCTTTTGATTTTCATGAAAATAATGTTTTAATATCTCGTATTTTCTTCAGGATGGAACCCTGGGAGGATGAAACTCCTGAAGAAATGGTTCAAAGCATATTAAAAGAAATAAAAGATCTTTTTAGAAAATTAATTAATTAA
- a CDS encoding MFS transporter: MSEVLDKKNSRYVLAVVILGAFLIPFMGAALNVSLPSIGNEFLIDLVWLSWIPTAFILANAAFILPFGRLGDIYGRKKIFTSGVIIFALASLMAALSPSGILLIISSFLQGLGCSMIFATGVAILSSVFPVETHGQSFGIYIAAVYAGLLAGPILGGFLTQTFGWRSIFLFNIPLCIAILSLIVLKLNQDWSGSYKENFDIKGTLIYIPSISILLYGFTNVFQWYGQLMIGLGILFLILFIIIEYKTFNPLINPRIFKKIVPGISSLTTILMITSTSAVWTLISLYLQYIQTLSPLIVGIILSIQPLIVAIFSPFTGKLSDNINGAYLVLIGMILISMGLFLGIFIELNTPLIAIVMLAVLLGLGNALFSSPNTNIFMGSVDKKFYGSSSAVLSTIIFTGQLLSLGILILIFTGTLGGLEVVPSQYGTFIISLKDTFTIFTALSIIGTLIISLLVLKIGKNKI, from the coding sequence ATGAGTGAAGTGCTGGATAAAAAAAATTCTCGTTATGTGCTGGCAGTGGTAATATTAGGTGCATTCTTAATTCCATTTATGGGTGCTGCATTAAATGTTTCTCTTCCATCAATAGGGAATGAGTTTTTAATAGATTTAGTATGGCTTAGCTGGATCCCTACAGCATTTATACTAGCTAATGCTGCTTTTATACTTCCTTTTGGTCGTTTAGGCGACATATATGGGAGAAAAAAAATATTCACTTCAGGAGTTATAATATTTGCGTTAGCTTCACTAATGGCAGCATTATCTCCTTCAGGAATATTATTGATCATTTCAAGTTTTTTACAAGGTTTAGGTTGTTCTATGATTTTTGCTACAGGAGTAGCAATTTTAAGTTCAGTTTTTCCAGTAGAAACACATGGCCAGTCTTTTGGCATTTATATAGCTGCTGTTTATGCGGGTTTATTGGCCGGCCCTATTTTAGGAGGGTTCTTGACCCAAACATTTGGATGGAGATCAATTTTCCTGTTCAATATTCCCCTATGCATCGCAATATTATCTTTAATTGTTCTAAAATTAAATCAAGACTGGTCAGGATCTTATAAAGAAAATTTTGATATTAAAGGAACCTTAATTTACATCCCATCAATCAGCATTTTGTTATATGGGTTTACAAATGTTTTTCAATGGTATGGGCAGTTAATGATAGGTTTAGGAATCTTATTTTTGATATTATTCATTATAATAGAATATAAAACATTTAACCCCTTGATTAATCCCAGAATATTTAAAAAAATAGTTCCGGGGATTTCCAGTTTAACCACCATATTAATGATCACTTCCACCTCTGCCGTGTGGACACTTATCAGTTTATATCTTCAGTACATACAAACATTGAGTCCATTGATAGTGGGAATTATCCTCAGTATACAACCATTAATTGTGGCTATCTTTTCTCCTTTCACGGGCAAATTATCAGATAATATTAATGGAGCATATTTAGTACTTATTGGGATGATATTAATATCAATGGGTCTTTTTTTAGGCATTTTCATTGAATTAAACACGCCTCTTATAGCCATAGTTATGCTGGCTGTTCTTTTAGGATTAGGAAATGCTCTTTTTTCGTCGCCTAATACTAATATTTTCATGGGCTCGGTGGATAAAAAATTTTATGGCTCATCTTCAGCTGTTTTATCCACCATAATATTCACCGGACAGCTTTTAAGTTTGGGAATACTTATTCTGATATTCACCGGGACATTAGGAGGTTTAGAAGTTGTGCCTTCCCAATACGGCACATTTATTATAAGTCTAAAAGATACGTTCACCATATTTACTGCTTTAAGTATAATCGGAACTTTAATTATCAGCTTACTGGTATTGAAAATAGGTAAAAATAAAATTTAA